Sequence from the Nitrosopumilus maritimus SCM1 genome:
TGAAAGTAGAGCATCAAGTGCAGAATCAAAGTTACAAGTAAAGTTAGCTCAGCTAAGATATGAAATGGCCAGAGCAAAAGAAAAAGTTCGACTTTCAAGTATGGGTGAGCAACCAGGATTCATGGGAATAGGAAAATTCGAAGTTGATGTTTACTATAATGATATCAAACACAGGATGAATACTGTTAGATCAAAATTAGAAAAAGCTGGAAAACAAAGAGAATTGCACAGACAGGGAAGAAAAAGAATGGGATTCAAAACAATCTCACTTGCAGGATACACCTCAGCAGGAAAGACTACCTTGTTTAACATGATGACAGGCGAGACAAGAGACCAGAGTAGTGAGTTGTTTACAACACTTTCAACTACTACACGCAGAGTTTCAATTAATCAGGAGCCATTTTTGATATCAGATACTGTAGGTTTTATCAGTAAATTACCAGCATACATGATTGATGCATTCAAATCAACTCTAGAAGAACTGGGTCACACAGACATCATTATTGTGGTAATTGACATTGGTGATTCAATATTTGAGTTAAAAAAGAAATTTTCAAGTTGCATGAGAACACTAAGTGAATTAGGAGTTGAGAAAGACAGAATGGTATATGCTCTAAACAAATCAGATTTGTTAGAGCATAGTGAAATTGAAGAAAAAATTGAGACACTAAATCTAGTAGACAATAAAAAATGGATTCCAGTTTCTGCTAAAACTGGAAAAAATGTAAAACAACTCAAAGAATTGATTGGAGATATTTTG
This genomic interval carries:
- the hflX gene encoding GTPase HflX, translated to MKSAILITYDKEDVINEAKGLCDAAGFQVVHTIKQKFLKRPKYGISGGILERLEEISEKIRPDVIVFDEVLKPSQNYNLAAALHREILDREALILEIFESRASSAESKLQVKLAQLRYEMARAKEKVRLSSMGEQPGFMGIGKFEVDVYYNDIKHRMNTVRSKLEKAGKQRELHRQGRKRMGFKTISLAGYTSAGKTTLFNMMTGETRDQSSELFTTLSTTTRRVSINQEPFLISDTVGFISKLPAYMIDAFKSTLEELGHTDIIIVVIDIGDSIFELKKKFSSCMRTLSELGVEKDRMVYALNKSDLLEHSEIEEKIETLNLVDNKKWIPVSAKTGKNVKQLKELIGDILESHNSHKFGKKIGVEETFGN